One stretch of Tepiditoga spiralis DNA includes these proteins:
- the metK gene encoding methionine adenosyltransferase, producing the protein MYKRLFTSESVTEGHPDKVADQISDAILDAILEKESEENRINARVAVETLVTTGTAFIAGEIRTSAYVDVPKIVRKTIKEIGYDRAKYGFDADTCGVIVSIDEQSSDIAMGVDESLEIKQNGDGKDPYEHIGAGDQGIMFGYATNETEEYMPMPIVYAHKLAQRLTKVRKNKILDFLRPDGKTQVTIEYDENNKPVAIDTVLISTQHDPNVTREEIEKALIEHVINPVMPKELMKKDTKILVNPTGRFVLGGPHADTGLTGRKIIVDTYGGWVPHGGGAFSGKDPSKVDRSAHYMARYVAKNVVAAGLADELMIQLGYAIGVAEPVSLLIDTKGTAKVEEEKLKKVITEIFDFRPGAIIKHLDLLQPVYKKTAAYGHFGRDDFEFTWEKLDKVNELKAAFGI; encoded by the coding sequence ATGTACAAAAGATTATTCACAAGTGAAAGTGTTACAGAAGGACATCCAGATAAAGTTGCTGATCAAATTTCGGATGCTATATTAGATGCTATATTAGAAAAAGAATCTGAAGAAAATAGAATAAATGCAAGAGTTGCAGTTGAAACCCTTGTAACGACAGGAACAGCTTTTATAGCTGGTGAAATAAGAACAAGTGCTTATGTTGATGTTCCTAAAATTGTTAGAAAAACAATAAAAGAAATAGGATATGATAGAGCAAAATATGGTTTTGATGCAGATACATGTGGGGTAATAGTATCAATAGATGAACAATCATCCGATATTGCCATGGGAGTTGATGAATCGCTTGAAATAAAACAAAATGGTGATGGAAAAGATCCATATGAACATATTGGAGCTGGTGATCAAGGTATAATGTTTGGATATGCTACAAATGAAACAGAAGAATACATGCCTATGCCAATTGTTTATGCACATAAACTTGCTCAAAGACTTACAAAAGTTAGAAAAAATAAAATTTTAGATTTTTTAAGACCTGATGGAAAAACACAGGTAACAATTGAGTACGATGAAAATAATAAGCCTGTTGCAATAGATACAGTTTTGATTTCAACACAACACGATCCTAATGTTACAAGAGAAGAAATAGAAAAAGCATTAATAGAACATGTTATAAATCCTGTTATGCCAAAAGAACTCATGAAAAAAGATACAAAAATTTTAGTTAATCCTACTGGAAGATTTGTACTTGGAGGTCCACACGCAGATACAGGTTTGACAGGTAGAAAAATAATAGTAGATACATACGGAGGTTGGGTTCCACATGGAGGAGGAGCTTTTTCAGGAAAAGATCCTTCAAAAGTGGATAGATCAGCTCATTATATGGCAAGATACGTTGCTAAAAATGTTGTTGCTGCTGGGTTAGCAGATGAATTAATGATTCAGTTAGGTTATGCAATTGGCGTTGCAGAACCAGTTTCATTACTCATTGATACAAAAGGTACTGCTAAGGTTGAGGAAGAAAAACTTAAGAAAGTTATAACAGAAATATTTGACTTCAGACCTGGTGCAATAATAAAACATTTAGACCTTTTACAACCAGTTTACAAAAAAACAGCTGCATATGGACATTTTGGACGTGACGATTTTGAGTTTACATGGGAAAAACTCGATAAAGTAAATGAGCTTAAAGCAGCCTTTGGTATCTAA
- a CDS encoding endonuclease III domain-containing protein — protein sequence MRNFNEEARIIIKNYPYYHENRDPYVVLVSTVLSQRTTDENKDLATNKIFKKYKNVFEISNLIPEDLYELVKPAGMYKQKSERIIKLSKIIVEKYNGKVPNTIESLIELPGVGRKTANVVLYVAFDIPALAVDTHVHRIANRLKWINTKKPEESEFELMKILKKELWGPINGSMVSFGKQTCKPINTKCLECPLKNICPSNKY from the coding sequence ATGAGAAATTTTAATGAAGAAGCTAGAATAATAATAAAAAATTACCCTTATTATCATGAAAATAGAGATCCATATGTTGTGCTTGTTTCAACTGTATTATCTCAGAGAACGACAGATGAAAATAAAGATTTAGCAACTAATAAAATTTTTAAAAAATATAAAAATGTTTTTGAAATTTCAAATTTAATTCCAGAAGATTTATATGAACTTGTCAAACCAGCGGGTATGTATAAACAAAAAAGTGAAAGAATAATAAAACTTTCAAAAATAATAGTAGAAAAATATAATGGAAAAGTACCAAATACAATTGAATCTTTAATAGAGTTACCAGGAGTTGGAAGAAAAACTGCAAATGTTGTTTTATATGTAGCTTTTGATATACCAGCTTTAGCTGTTGACACACATGTTCATAGAATAGCAAATAGATTGAAATGGATTAATACAAAAAAACCAGAGGAATCAGAATTTGAACTTATGAAAATATTAAAAAAAGAATTATGGGGTCCAATTAACGGATCAATGGTGTCTTTTGGTAAACAAACATGTAAGCCAATAAATACAAAATGCTTGGAGTGTCCTTTAAAAAATATTTGTCCAAGTAATAAATATTAA
- the miaA gene encoding tRNA (adenosine(37)-N6)-dimethylallyltransferase MiaA, with translation MKIPIITGPTAVGKTNIVLKLAKKMNAEIVCMDSRQIYKKINIGTAKPTPDEMKIVDHHLFDFVELENNYSAYDYRKDALETIKKIMKKNKTPMLVGGTGLYIDALIKGFLNVSSDYGLRTYLKKLEFSNHGILRSILKDIDPESYMKIHENDLKRTIRALEIYIKTGKKMSYFFNKKINDNYYEYVIIVLDRDRKELHDRINLRTEKMLENKFIDEVRNILLTLKTKNLNSLNTIGYKEVIEYLEGKINYDTMVHLIKRNTRRYARRQIIYFRKLQGAHWLNISNLTEKEIIEKILNIYGGKKDAREI, from the coding sequence ATGAAAATTCCTATAATTACTGGACCAACTGCTGTTGGAAAAACAAATATAGTTTTAAAATTGGCAAAAAAAATGAATGCTGAAATAGTATGTATGGATTCAAGGCAAATCTATAAAAAAATAAATATAGGAACTGCAAAACCAACACCTGATGAAATGAAAATTGTTGATCATCATCTTTTTGATTTTGTTGAACTTGAAAATAATTATAGTGCCTATGATTATAGAAAAGATGCGTTAGAAACTATAAAAAAAATAATGAAAAAAAATAAAACTCCAATGTTAGTTGGAGGTACTGGTCTTTATATAGATGCTCTTATAAAAGGATTTTTAAATGTTTCATCTGATTATGGATTAAGAACTTATTTAAAAAAATTAGAATTTTCAAATCATGGAATACTTAGAAGTATATTAAAAGATATAGATCCGGAATCTTATATGAAAATTCATGAAAATGATTTAAAAAGAACAATAAGAGCATTAGAAATTTATATAAAAACAGGAAAAAAAATGTCTTATTTTTTTAATAAAAAAATAAACGATAATTATTATGAATATGTTATAATAGTTTTAGATAGAGATAGAAAAGAATTGCATGATAGAATAAATTTAAGAACAGAAAAAATGTTAGAAAATAAATTCATTGATGAAGTGAGAAACATACTTTTAACATTAAAAACAAAAAATTTAAATTCATTAAATACAATAGGATACAAAGAAGTGATAGAATACCTTGAAGGAAAAATAAATTATGATACAATGGTACATTTAATAAAAAGAAATACTAGACGTTATGCAAGAAGACAAATTATTTATTTTAGAAAATTGCAAGGCGCACATTGGTTAAATATTTCTAATTTAACCGAAAAGGAAATTATAGAAAAAATACTAAATATTTATGGGGGGAAAAAAGATGCCAGAGAAATTTAA
- a CDS encoding M23 family metallopeptidase — MKKIILLMFIVIVSVFVFSEIFMVPIKGSYITSSFGEYRNTGNNPHFHLGVDFSTFNRENIDVYASAQGNLYKIWINDPVYGNTIFLKHDDLSLITDYAHLNSFSEKINKYVDIIKKEFGDKKRMEIVFPDNSVNIKTGEIIALSGSTGEAEAPHLHFEVREEINGTEMIRNPLEYLEYKENRKKTLELLSVRVNGKYIDINNSDLNTIEFSGDYPKIDVRVRERLGNNTVIMVKSVSISLDNSLMYKIDFSSLPESVGYKPQPVYGYGSTSSIYWLKMYSIESLYPIKDNNWSQLIGSDKSSYKGEIVLEDFWGNKKVYNFNFIKN, encoded by the coding sequence GTGAAAAAAATAATTCTATTAATGTTTATTGTAATTGTTTCTGTTTTTGTATTTTCTGAAATATTTATGGTTCCTATTAAAGGATCGTATATAACCTCATCTTTTGGTGAATATAGAAATACAGGAAATAATCCTCATTTTCATTTGGGAGTTGATTTTTCTACATTTAATAGAGAAAATATAGATGTTTATGCTTCGGCACAAGGAAATTTGTATAAAATTTGGATAAATGATCCAGTTTATGGCAATACTATATTTTTAAAACATGATGATTTATCTTTGATAACAGATTATGCACATTTAAATAGTTTTTCTGAAAAAATAAATAAATATGTTGACATTATAAAAAAAGAATTTGGTGATAAAAAAAGAATGGAAATAGTTTTTCCAGATAATTCAGTTAATATTAAAACTGGAGAAATAATAGCACTTTCTGGAAGTACAGGAGAAGCTGAAGCACCTCATTTACATTTTGAAGTTAGAGAAGAAATAAATGGAACTGAAATGATTAGAAATCCATTGGAGTATTTAGAGTATAAAGAAAATAGGAAAAAAACATTAGAATTATTAAGTGTTAGGGTAAATGGAAAGTATATTGATATAAACAATTCTGATTTAAATACAATAGAATTTTCTGGAGATTATCCTAAAATTGATGTTAGAGTAAGGGAAAGATTGGGAAATAATACAGTAATAATGGTAAAGAGTGTTTCAATATCATTAGATAATTCTTTAATGTATAAAATAGATTTTTCAAGTTTACCAGAAAGTGTTGGATATAAACCACAACCAGTTTATGGATATGGTTCTACGTCAAGTATTTATTGGTTAAAAATGTATTCTATCGAGTCTTTATATCCTATAAAAGATAATAATTGGTCTCAATTGATAGGTAGTGATAAGAGTAGTTATAAAGGGGAAATAGTACTTGAAGATTTTTGGGGGAATAAAAAAGTTTATAACTTTAATTTTATTAAAAATTAA
- a CDS encoding chemotaxis protein CheA gives MGDMDVYLSVFLEEARENIQNLNDALMAIENDPEDAERINEIFRIMHTLKGMAGTLGFNELAKLCHTMENTLDKVRNNQMKINEVLIDLLFKGLDTLEESLDNISEGGNGHTDSVSDLTKSFNDLLEGKSPSVSEKVVAEENKEENKEESNNEKEGEFYSLELDDITKDALKDVYNKAIEKDLNFFYVRIKLEEGIQLKLARAYMIFHKFEELGCEIVFSNPSTEDIENEKFDLILEFGVVVKAGREELAGAIKSISEIESILVDNFTIETINGKEEVEEENKEPKNVPVSKKSETKPKKKIMTSQSIRVNITKLDDLMNLMAELVISKSRIAETMKKYTIKEIDESLSQLSRITLNLQSIVMNIRMVPIAFVFNRFPRLVRDIAKDLKKEINFIMEGEETELDRTVVDEIGDPLVHLIRNSLDHGIEMPEERIKKGKSKVGTINLSARHEGNNVIIEIKDDGKGLDREKILKKAIEKGLVDADSAHNIKDDEVYNLIFLPGFSTMDKATELSGRGVGMDVVKSTIEGAKGTVLIDSVKDKGTTITIVLPLTLAIITALKVMINGYVYAIPIANIDTTQKVTDGELRIVQDREVFLLRGEVIPIVRMRKVFNLTSEHKTEDENVVIIETGNKKYGVIVDKLLGQDDIVIKSLGSLLSDVKEFSGGAILGDGRIALILDVASLF, from the coding sequence ATGGGAGATATGGATGTTTATTTGAGTGTATTTTTAGAAGAAGCAAGAGAAAATATTCAAAATTTAAATGATGCGCTTATGGCAATTGAAAATGATCCTGAAGATGCCGAGAGAATAAATGAAATTTTTAGAATTATGCATACCCTTAAAGGTATGGCTGGTACATTAGGTTTTAATGAATTAGCAAAACTTTGTCATACTATGGAAAACACATTAGACAAAGTAAGAAATAATCAAATGAAAATAAATGAAGTTTTAATTGATTTGTTGTTTAAAGGTTTAGATACATTAGAAGAGTCATTAGACAATATTTCTGAAGGTGGAAATGGTCATACTGATTCTGTTAGTGATTTAACTAAATCATTTAACGATTTATTAGAAGGAAAATCACCAAGTGTATCTGAAAAGGTTGTAGCTGAAGAAAATAAAGAAGAAAACAAAGAAGAAAGTAATAATGAGAAAGAGGGAGAATTTTATTCTTTAGAGTTGGATGATATAACTAAAGATGCCTTAAAAGATGTTTATAATAAAGCAATAGAAAAAGATTTAAATTTTTTCTATGTTAGAATAAAATTAGAAGAAGGAATACAACTAAAATTAGCTCGTGCTTATATGATTTTTCATAAATTTGAAGAATTAGGATGTGAAATAGTTTTTTCAAATCCTTCGACTGAAGATATTGAAAATGAAAAATTTGATTTAATTCTTGAATTTGGTGTTGTTGTAAAAGCAGGAAGAGAAGAGTTAGCAGGAGCTATAAAGAGTATTTCAGAAATAGAATCAATATTAGTTGATAACTTTACTATTGAAACAATTAATGGAAAAGAAGAAGTTGAAGAAGAAAATAAAGAACCAAAAAATGTACCTGTTTCTAAAAAATCAGAAACTAAGCCAAAGAAAAAAATAATGACTTCGCAATCTATAAGGGTTAATATAACTAAATTAGATGATTTAATGAATTTAATGGCAGAGCTTGTTATATCTAAAAGTAGAATTGCTGAAACTATGAAAAAATATACAATAAAAGAAATAGATGAAAGTTTATCACAACTTTCTAGAATAACGCTGAATTTACAAAGTATAGTTATGAATATAAGAATGGTTCCTATTGCATTTGTTTTTAATCGTTTTCCAAGACTTGTAAGAGATATAGCTAAAGATTTGAAAAAAGAAATAAACTTTATTATGGAAGGTGAAGAAACAGAATTAGATAGAACTGTTGTTGATGAAATAGGAGATCCATTAGTTCATTTAATTAGAAATTCACTTGACCATGGAATAGAAATGCCAGAAGAAAGAATAAAAAAAGGAAAATCAAAAGTAGGAACTATAAATCTTTCGGCAAGGCATGAAGGAAATAATGTTATTATAGAAATAAAAGATGATGGGAAGGGTTTAGATAGAGAAAAAATATTAAAGAAAGCAATTGAAAAAGGATTAGTTGATGCAGATTCTGCTCATAATATAAAAGATGATGAAGTATATAATTTAATATTTTTACCTGGTTTTTCAACAATGGATAAAGCAACAGAACTTTCTGGAAGAGGAGTTGGAATGGATGTTGTTAAATCCACAATTGAAGGTGCTAAGGGTACTGTTTTAATAGATTCTGTTAAAGATAAAGGTACTACAATTACAATAGTACTTCCGTTAACGCTTGCTATTATTACAGCTTTAAAAGTTATGATAAATGGATATGTATATGCAATTCCAATTGCAAATATTGATACAACACAAAAAGTCACAGATGGAGAACTTAGAATAGTTCAAGATAGAGAAGTATTTTTACTTAGAGGTGAAGTTATACCAATAGTTAGAATGAGAAAAGTATTTAATTTAACTTCTGAACATAAAACAGAAGATGAAAATGTTGTTATAATAGAAACTGGAAATAAAAAATATGGTGTTATAGTAGATAAGTTATTGGGTCAAGATGATATAGTAATTAAATCATTAGGTTCATTGCTTTCAGATGTTAAAGAATTTAGCGGAGGCGCTATACTTGGAGACGGAAGAATTGCATTAATACTTGATGTTGCATCATTATTTTAA
- a CDS encoding response regulator — protein sequence MGKSILITDDAAFMRMILKDIVTKGGYEVVGEASNGQESVEKYKELSPDFVTMDITMPVMDGIQAIKEIKSVDPNAKIIVCSAMGQQAMVIEAIQAGAKDFIVKPFQPNRVIEALQKIEQG from the coding sequence ATGGGTAAATCAATTCTTATTACGGATGATGCTGCTTTTATGAGAATGATTTTAAAAGATATTGTGACAAAAGGTGGATATGAAGTAGTTGGAGAAGCTTCAAATGGTCAAGAATCTGTTGAAAAATATAAAGAATTAAGTCCAGATTTTGTAACTATGGATATTACAATGCCAGTAATGGATGGTATTCAAGCAATAAAAGAAATAAAATCTGTAGATCCTAATGCTAAAATAATAGTATGTAGCGCTATGGGGCAACAAGCTATGGTTATTGAAGCAATACAGGCTGGAGCAAAAGATTTTATTGTTAAACCATTTCAACCTAATAGAGTTATTGAAGCTCTTCAAAAAATAGAGCAGGGATAA
- the trmB gene encoding tRNA (guanosine(46)-N7)-methyltransferase TrmB, whose product MKYLKYSIDPRKEKNVPINWEKIFEKKGELYVEIGFGGGEYMAEMAKKNPEANFIGFETSLTACDRAQKKFYNYNLNNVKIINHDARFCIRELFADNTISKIIVNFPCPWPKKKHESRRIFVEKFRKTLSSVLMINGSMELATDVEWYAKEVYENFKLDDHFEVEEIVENFNRPIKTRYEKKWEEDNRNKYLVKIKKIKNGNENRIILEENDMPHRHIKDINIEKITELLNKKFQFENETFVIREIFESKIKERYVLKVFTSDDDFTQDFFVNIVKREEEWLIKLEQITTPYRTPAVKYAINKIAEEIEVK is encoded by the coding sequence ATGAAATATTTAAAATATTCTATAGATCCAAGAAAAGAAAAAAATGTTCCAATAAATTGGGAAAAAATTTTTGAAAAAAAAGGTGAATTATACGTTGAAATAGGTTTTGGCGGTGGTGAATATATGGCTGAAATGGCTAAAAAAAATCCAGAAGCTAATTTTATAGGATTTGAAACATCACTTACTGCTTGTGATAGAGCTCAAAAAAAGTTTTATAATTATAATTTAAACAATGTTAAAATTATAAATCATGATGCAAGATTTTGTATAAGAGAATTATTTGCCGATAATACGATTTCAAAAATAATAGTTAATTTTCCATGTCCTTGGCCAAAGAAAAAACATGAAAGTAGAAGAATTTTTGTTGAAAAATTTAGAAAAACTTTATCTTCAGTATTGATGATTAATGGAAGTATGGAACTTGCAACTGATGTGGAATGGTATGCTAAAGAAGTTTATGAAAACTTTAAATTGGATGATCATTTTGAAGTCGAAGAAATAGTAGAAAATTTTAATAGGCCAATTAAGACAAGATACGAAAAAAAATGGGAAGAAGATAATAGAAATAAATATTTAGTTAAAATAAAAAAGATAAAAAATGGAAATGAAAACAGAATTATTTTGGAGGAAAATGATATGCCACATAGACACATAAAAGATATAAATATAGAAAAAATAACAGAATTATTAAATAAAAAGTTTCAATTTGAAAATGAAACATTTGTCATAAGAGAAATTTTTGAAAGTAAAATAAAAGAAAGATATGTTTTGAAAGTATTTACATCGGATGATGATTTTACACAAGATTTTTTTGTTAATATAGTCAAAAGAGAAGAAGAATGGTTAATAAAATTAGAACAAATAACAACACCTTATAGAACACCTGCAGTAAAGTATGCAATTAATAAAATAGCAGAAGAAATTGAGGTGAAATAA
- a CDS encoding transcription repressor NadR, which translates to MDKEKRQKKIIEILSLKTKPISGTVLAKKFNVTRQVIVKDIAILKAQGILIRSNSRGYYINKSNKLIKSIAVKHSNELIEKELYTIVKCGGKILDVTIEHPVYGEITGIIDVETIEEINDFISKLKTSKPLSSINDGVHLHKIEVDNEKQFNCILNNLKELNILLN; encoded by the coding sequence TTGGATAAAGAAAAAAGGCAAAAAAAAATAATTGAAATCTTATCTTTAAAAACAAAACCAATTTCTGGAACTGTTCTTGCAAAAAAATTTAATGTAACTCGCCAAGTTATTGTAAAAGATATTGCGATTTTAAAAGCTCAAGGAATTTTAATACGTTCTAATTCACGTGGATACTATATAAATAAATCAAATAAACTAATAAAATCTATTGCAGTTAAACATAGCAATGAATTAATAGAAAAAGAATTATATACAATTGTAAAATGTGGAGGAAAAATTTTAGACGTGACAATAGAACATCCAGTTTATGGAGAAATCACTGGAATAATAGATGTTGAAACTATCGAAGAAATTAACGATTTTATTTCAAAATTGAAAACTTCAAAACCATTATCTTCAATAAATGATGGAGTACATTTACATAAAATAGAAGTAGATAATGAAAAGCAATTTAATTGTATTTTAAACAACTTAAAAGAACTAAATATCTTATTAAATTAA
- the hfq gene encoding RNA chaperone Hfq — MPEKFNLQDRFLNILRINKTEVKIYFDGGFQISGYIKSFDNFTVLIEKNGQQSLVYKHAIKMLTPTKYVKLFQLNEE; from the coding sequence ATGCCAGAGAAATTTAATTTACAAGACAGATTTTTGAACATTTTAAGAATTAACAAAACAGAAGTAAAAATTTATTTTGATGGTGGATTTCAAATTAGTGGCTATATTAAATCATTTGATAATTTTACTGTACTTATTGAAAAAAATGGACAGCAATCTCTTGTTTATAAACATGCCATAAAAATGTTAACACCAACTAAATATGTTAAGTTATTCCAATTAAATGAAGAATAA
- a CDS encoding MFS transporter: protein MTLDALIEKIISKNQRKFMLFITALGWAFVASGIMVLPFTQKMIMNEWHLSRVFATTLSSSTFIGMFLGALIAGLISDFIGRKNASLLFLIIASTFSVLTGFSSNPTLFIIFRIISGFGFGGLLPALNTYLTEFLNTSIRGKYLVLLESSWALGSIMIALFHIIIGRNFGWKYDYMFLSIGLIPFLIILYLPESPKYLLLKNKNKKFEKLFKYTLNEKIIFPKSTKSSIKNLFEKKYLSKTLNVWLLWFVMSFGYYGVFIWFKGILAQKGISIIKTDWYLFYMYLAQLPGYLLAAFLIEKIGRRKSILLFTFGTGISSILFAFANTNVTVLLYSMVVSIFCMGAWGLTYAYTPELYPTSFRGTANGTSGSITRLSGFLAPYYTAYFLEKNNIMIGLIGISLLFFITGTLNYIFLPETLNKEVN from the coding sequence ATGACTTTAGATGCACTTATTGAAAAGATAATATCCAAAAATCAAAGAAAATTCATGTTATTCATAACAGCACTTGGCTGGGCTTTTGTAGCATCTGGAATAATGGTTTTACCTTTTACACAAAAAATGATAATGAATGAATGGCATCTTTCAAGAGTATTTGCAACAACCTTATCTTCATCTACATTTATTGGTATGTTTTTAGGTGCATTAATAGCAGGATTAATATCAGATTTTATAGGAAGAAAAAATGCCTCTTTACTATTTCTCATTATTGCAAGTACTTTTTCTGTTTTAACAGGATTTTCATCAAATCCTACATTATTTATTATTTTTAGAATTATATCTGGTTTTGGCTTTGGCGGATTATTACCAGCATTAAACACTTATCTTACAGAATTTTTAAACACTTCAATAAGAGGTAAATACTTAGTATTGTTGGAATCAAGCTGGGCTTTGGGAAGTATAATGATTGCATTATTTCATATTATTATTGGAAGAAATTTTGGATGGAAATATGATTATATGTTTCTTTCAATAGGATTAATTCCGTTTCTTATAATTTTATATTTACCAGAATCACCTAAATATCTTTTATTAAAAAATAAAAATAAAAAATTTGAAAAATTATTTAAATATACTCTTAATGAAAAAATAATTTTTCCTAAATCTACAAAATCTTCCATTAAAAATTTATTTGAGAAAAAATATCTATCAAAAACATTGAATGTATGGTTACTTTGGTTTGTAATGAGCTTTGGTTACTATGGAGTTTTTATATGGTTTAAAGGAATATTAGCCCAAAAAGGTATAAGTATTATTAAAACAGATTGGTATTTATTTTATATGTACTTAGCTCAATTACCTGGTTATTTATTAGCTGCTTTTTTAATTGAAAAAATAGGAAGAAGAAAAAGTATACTTTTATTTACATTTGGAACTGGAATATCTTCTATTTTATTTGCTTTTGCAAACACAAATGTTACTGTGTTATTATATAGTATGGTAGTGTCAATATTCTGTATGGGAGCTTGGGGATTAACATACGCTTATACTCCAGAACTATATCCAACTTCTTTTAGAGGAACGGCAAATGGTACATCTGGATCAATTACAAGATTATCTGGTTTCTTAGCCCCTTATTATACTGCTTATTTTCTTGAAAAAAATAATATAATGATTGGATTAATTGGAATTTCATTATTATTTTTTATAACTGGAACTTTAAACTATATCTTTTTACCAGAAACATTAAATAAGGAAGTGAATTAA
- the rpsT gene encoding 30S ribosomal protein S20, which yields MPNVKSAKKRVKTNEKRRIINRSYKTKFKNSIKKVVLAMEKKVEREEVLNLLSNAFKAIDKAASKGVIHKNQAARRKSRIHIKVKKYLGETAENN from the coding sequence ATGCCAAACGTAAAATCAGCAAAAAAAAGAGTAAAAACAAATGAAAAAAGAAGAATTATTAACAGAAGTTACAAAACAAAGTTTAAGAATTCTATAAAGAAAGTAGTTCTTGCTATGGAAAAGAAAGTAGAAAGAGAAGAAGTTTTAAATCTTTTATCAAATGCTTTTAAAGCAATTGATAAAGCTGCTTCAAAAGGGGTTATTCATAAAAATCAAGCTGCTAGAAGAAAATCAAGAATACATATAAAAGTAAAAAAATATCTTGGTGAAACAGCAGAAAATAATTAA
- a CDS encoding NAD(P)H-dependent glycerol-3-phosphate dehydrogenase gives MKIAIIGSGSWGSAMAKLLSINGHNVKIWTTDKNVYNNILNGENPTYLPGISLPKSIKPMFDLDKTVEDVDIIVLAIPSQAMREVVAKIKNRNAIFVSLAKGLEIKTGKLMNEIIKDELGNVKYCALSGPSHAEEVARDIPTSIVASGEKKVVEIIQKEFSNVSFRVYTNEDLKGVELCGAVKNVYAIASGVIDGIGGWDNTKAALITRSLVEISRFVEALGGKKETIMGLAGIGDLIVTCTSQHSRNRHVGEFIGKGYSLENILNDLKMVAEGVYTAKALYNNFKKEQIEMPIAEKVYKVLYEKINPKEAIEDLMNRKLKSEN, from the coding sequence TTGAAGATAGCTATTATTGGAAGTGGAAGTTGGGGTAGTGCCATGGCAAAATTACTTTCAATTAATGGACATAACGTAAAAATTTGGACTACAGATAAAAATGTATATAATAATATTTTAAATGGAGAAAATCCAACGTATTTACCTGGAATTTCATTACCAAAATCAATAAAACCAATGTTTGATTTGGATAAAACAGTAGAAGATGTAGATATCATTGTTTTAGCTATTCCTTCACAAGCAATGAGAGAAGTTGTAGCTAAAATAAAAAATAGAAATGCAATTTTTGTTAGTTTAGCAAAAGGATTAGAAATAAAAACAGGAAAATTAATGAATGAAATAATAAAAGATGAACTTGGAAATGTTAAGTATTGTGCATTAAGTGGACCAAGTCATGCAGAAGAAGTTGCAAGAGATATACCAACTAGTATAGTGGCTTCTGGAGAAAAAAAAGTAGTTGAAATTATTCAAAAAGAATTTAGTAATGTATCTTTTAGAGTTTATACAAATGAAGATTTAAAAGGTGTTGAACTTTGTGGTGCAGTAAAAAATGTTTATGCAATTGCATCAGGAGTAATAGATGGAATAGGTGGTTGGGATAATACAAAAGCAGCACTTATAACAAGATCATTAGTCGAAATTTCAAGATTTGTGGAAGCTTTAGGCGGAAAAAAAGAAACTATAATGGGCCTTGCTGGAATAGGAGATTTAATAGTTACATGTACTAGTCAACATTCAAGAAACAGGCATGTTGGTGAATTTATTGGAAAAGGATATTCATTAGAAAATATATTAAATGATTTGAAAATGGTTGCAGAAGGTGTTTATACGGCTAAAGCCTTATATAATAACTTTAAAAAGGAACAAATAGAAATGCCTATTGCAGAGAAGGTATATAAGGTATTATACGAAAAAATTAATCCTAAAGAAGCAATAGAAGATTTAATGAATAGAAAATTAAAATCAGAAAATTGA